CGGCTCATCAGCTTGCTGATCTTCACGCCGACCCCATCGCCAACGCGGCGCAGGATGGTCTTCCTGCCCGACTGGACCACCCGAAAACTCCTTTCGCTGTGCCCATCGGTAAACGTCAGCGGCTCGGCGAGCACCAGCATGTCACCCGGCGCCGGCTTGCGGCGCGAAGTCAACGCGAGGCGCTGGCGGCAGTGCTCTCGCCACTGGGCGGCATATTCGTTGCCGGGTGGCCCCAGCAAGTCGAGGATCGAGGCCGGACAGTCATAGTTGTATGGCCCCATGGTTTCGCTCATGTCCTTGTAGCCGAACTCCTCTCCGCTCCGTGCGCCGGGATTCCACTTCACCAAACAGATGATGGCGAAAATCTCGCGCGGACTCTCGGAATCGTAGCTCTGGCAAGCTGCATAATAGGCGCCCGAGCGAACGGTCGACTTAAGGACCCGGAGGCCCGTCGCCCGCCCTTTCTCGGGGTCGGGCGGGTAGGTGCATTGATTGTCGAGATAGGCTTTTGGCGTGGCGAACGGAGCCATGCCGCCGCGAGACAAGAACAGCCAACCCATGGGCTTGTCTCCTAGACGAGCGCCTGTTGGCGCGGATTGATGGAAAGGCCGGTCTCGCGGACGACGAGCGCGCGGAAACTCTGCGGCGCGGCGAGCACGGCAATGTCACAGAAGTGGTTGCGGTCCCCGAGATAGTCCTGACGGCCCTTGCAGCGACGAAACATCACCTCCCGGCCAGGACGGATGCAGGGGATCGAGACCTGCACGTAGATCTCGTCGCCATGGAGCGTGATTTCGCCCGAAACCGCTGGACCGGCAAAATTGCCGCGCAGGTCGTACTGGTCGGGCTCCAGCCCAAGATGGCGCGCCGCCACCCGCAGCGCCGAGCGCGCTTCACGATGGAAGGCGCGCTTGGCTTCAGGATCATAACCGATCCCGCGGCGAGCAAGAGCGACGAGAGCCGGTTTCGACTTGAGTTCATCGATCTTGGCGAGGCACTGGCGGCGCAGTGGCACATCCTCGGCGAAGGTCACATCAGGTGCGTAGCCCAGCGCAATGCGTCCGACATGGCGGGCGAGCAAGATGGTCGCGGGATCGCGGGCCGGGTCGATCCCGGCATTACGCGCGTCCTGCATGGCATCGACGACGGCTTGGGTCGCGGTCGGAATGGTCGCCAGCGCGTCGGGCTGCAGGGCACGGCGATAGCGGAAGTCGAGATCGTAGTTCATCGGCGAAGTCTCCCTTTGCGCCCCCTGGCGCATCAGGCTCCCACCCCCTCCCCTTCCCGCTTCGCATGCGAGCGGGCTCGAGGAGCCGCACTCGCGTTGCCGTCAGGCCGCCTCCTTGAGCTCGCCGCCAAGGGCAGGGTCAAACTGGCGCAACCATTTGACCGCCTGTTCCGCCTTGGCCGCCGCGTGCAGGATCGCGGTCTTGTCGCCGCGCAGGATCTTCATCCAGTGATGGATGTAAGAGGCATGGCTATCGTGGACCTCGTTGGGGAGGCCATATTCAGCGCAGAGCGTTGCTTGGGTCAGGCTGGCCACGATTTCTTCGAAAGCGTAAGCGTCATCCCCAAACCGCTTGCCGAACTGGCGGTTCAGCCGCTTGGCACTCCCTGTGGCATGACCAAGCTCATGGTAGGGGTCGAGAAGTAAGCTTCGATCGAATGGAACGCTTGGCGGTGCGGCAGGGTCACGGTGTCGGTGCTGGGTGTGTAATGCGCGCTGTTGCCGCCATGAATCACGCGGATCGGGATCGCGTCGAGAAAGCCCTGAACCCCTGCCGAGAGTTCTCCGATCGCCTTGGGGTCGAGTGGCTCGGGATAGTAGTGCATGGGCAGGCCTTCGATCTGCGAGGCGTTGAAGACGTGGTTCCACTTCATGAAGCGGACGGTCTTTTCGGTCGTTTCACCGGTTTGGCGATCGGTGTCGGTCTTGCGGGCCGAGCTGTAGAACACGCTGAACGATCCGCTCTCGCCCTTGCGGACATGGGCGCCAAGTTCGGCAGCCTGCCTGAAAGTCATCCAGTAGGGGCTGGCGTAACCCTGGCTTTCGGCGACGGCCCAGAGGAAGAACGTGTTGATCCCCGAATAGGGAACCCCGTTGTGGCGGAGCGGCCGTGTGCTTGTCGATGTCCAGGGCTTGAGCCAGGGGGCGGTGCCAGCGGCGATTTTCTCAAGAATCAGGTCGGTGATGACCTGCGCGACGTCGGGTTTTGGATGGCGGGTCATTGCGCCGAGCCCTCCTGCGCGAGATCGAGCGAAAGGTCGGAAGCGGTGCTCGACCAGCTAAGACGCAGTGTCCGTCCGTGCGGGATGCGCCAGGCTACACGGTCGGCGAAGGCCATGCGGATGCCAGCAAGGATGGCAGCGTCCTCGCCTTCGAGGATGGCATGGGCGCGCACCGCAGCATCGTGGCGGAAGCGAGTTTCCTGGGTATCGTAGCTGTCCGCGTCGGAATCGTCCGAGGGCGAGAACACCGCATCGATGATGAGATCGGTGAGGTCGTCCGGGCCAAGCGCGGTGGTCCGCGTCAGTGCAATGCGCGCGCAGTCGGGATCGCCCCAGGAGTCAGGGTCGTCTAGAATCGCAAAATCGGTCTCGAGATCGAGCCGCCGGTCGTGCTGGTCGGTCAGTTCGATCGTGATCGCGTCGGGGCGCAGGGTGACCGCGTCGGCTTCGTCTGCGGGCGCGCCGCCATCGAAGGTGAAGCACTCCCCGGTGCGCACGAAGGCCGGGAGGGCATCGTACCAGCGATAGCCGATGAAATTGGTGATCGGCTCGTAGAAGGCACGCGGCTCAGGGCCGCCCAGACAGTGCATCTCGCCGCAGTTCGAGCGCCGCAAAGCGCGGCCGAAGGTGACCGCATCGAAGGAGTCGGTGTCATCGTAGATCGCCGCGCCAGGCTCGAGGTCGGCAAACCGCGGCACCTCGCGGTAGCTGTCGCGGGCGAGCGTCGGGTACCACAGCGGTAATTGCCGCGCCGCCTGCGGGAAGTCGTCGTGATACAAGCTCGCTTCGATCCAGTTCTCGAAGCTCAGGCGGTGGAACGGTTCCTCGCGGATGACCAAAAAGATTGCCTCGCGGCAGAGTGCCACGAGCCGGTCGAGCGCGGCGTTGCGGTAGATTTCCTTGCGGGCGGGCAGCACCAAGACGAGATCGGGCGCGTCGATGACGTCGACCTGCACGGACCACTGGGTGTGATGGACTTCCTTTACGACCGGGAAGGCGTGTTTGAGGGTCACGCCGTGGAAGTTGAGCGTCGCCACGTGCGGCGAGTGCCGGTCGCGGAACACGCCGATCCGGAACCCCTCCCGCTCGATGACCTTGTGCGCGTCGGCGAGGAAATCGGCGCGGGCGAGGTCCTTGCCATTGTAACTGACCGAGAGCGGCAGGAACCGGGCGGCTGCCTCGACGCAGCGTTCGAGCTTGCCGTCAGGCTGCGGATCGAACCGGAAGGCGATTGTCGTGCCGCGCGGCCCGTCGAAGGGCAGCACATCGATGTCGGCCTCGCCGGTCCAGGCATCGCCCGTGATCGCCAGCGAGAACGCGCCGTCCGCGCTCCGCGAACTGACCACGGTGTCGCGGCCAGCAAGGCTGAAGAAGCCCATGCCTGCCGGGTCTTCGCGGGCACGGCACTCGTCGGGCCAATCGGATGCCCCGAGCGAGAGGAGGTCGACCGAGTCGGCGATCCCGGCGCCGTCATCGCTCACCGTGATGAGGCATGCGTCCGCCGTGTGATCGGCGGTGACGGTGATGCGGCCCGCGCCTGCGCGGCGGGCATTCTGGAAGAGTTCGTTGAAGATGTCGTCGAGGGTCCCGTTGAAGATCCGGGTGACCTTCGAGATCGCCTCGGGGGAGACCCGGGCGCGCAGCTTGGTGATCATGGTCATGAGGTGGTTCCTGGATGGACCGGCACGCTGCCGCAGATCGCAACGGATGCGCGGGCAGCGTGCCGGCAAGGCTGGTCAGGCGTCGACGGTCTCGTCGGCTTGGGCGTCCTGTTCTTCGGCAGGTTCGAGGTCGCCCGCATCGCTGTCTGGTTCGTGCTCGACCGGCGCTTCGTCATCAGGCTCGCTCGCGGCGAGCACTCGGAAGCGCATGGCCTCGGGCACCCAGGCGAGAGCGGCTTCCTTGACCTCGGGAGCGACGATGGTTTCGCCCGCGAACAGCTTCTCGCAGGATGCCGAGAGGTCACCCTTCTTCGATCCCATGAAGCTCGCCGCCATGGTCGGGCCGCCGACTTCGGTCACGTGCGCGAGCAGCGCCTGCTTGCTCACGCGGTCGAAGTAATTGGCTGAGGTAGGACGCCAGTGGCTGGCGACATTGATTCCCATCAGCGCGGCAAGATGATCGTGAAGATCGATCGGCTCGGGGCCGGACTGACCGGCTTTCTTGTCGATCCCCATGCTGGCTTCCAGCGTCTTGGCCATGCACCAGGCTAGCCAGCTGGCCTTGGCATCATCGTCGAGCGCACTGAACGCCGAGAACCGGTCGACCGTGCGGTGATGTTCGGTCCACGACAGGTCGAGCGTCTCGCGCATATCGGCCATCAGCGTATGCGCAGGATTTTCCGGATAGTTGGCGAGGTAGAGTGAGGGTGATGGCGCGCGGATCGTCGTGCCGAGAGCCTGTGCGCTATAAAGTGCGCGGGAGTCGGCAATCGCGAAGATCAGGTAGTCGAGCGCGATGGCCGGGTTCGATGCAAGGTTGATCGCCAGGATGTCGCGGCGCTGCACGGCGAGCTCCTCGACCAGCTTCTGCGATAGCGGCTTGGGCGCCGAAGCGGCGCTGCCCCCCTCCCCTGCTCCGCTGGCACCCTCGCCCGCGTCGGACCCGCGCCCCTTGCGCCGTTCGAGCGGTTTGTCGCTGTAGAGGCCGCTGGCGACGGCGGGCTGGCCATCGGCTCCGATGATGACGAAGCAGCCCAGATTGGCCTTCATTTCCTCGGGGATGACAGGCGGCTTGTCATGGAGCGCGTCATAGGCGTTGGTTGCGGCATCCCAGCGTGCCTGGAAATCGGCAGCGGCCGCTTCGTCGTCGTCGTCGAGCGCTTCACTTTCCGCTTCGAGCGACGAAATCGTCTCGAGCAGGCGATCGGCTTCAGCTTGCTCATCCTCCGAAAGCGGAGCGGGCTCGAGATGGACCTGATGGAGATCTTCGGTAGCGCTGTAGGTGATGCGCGTCTCAAGGATCGGACGGACCCAGGCATAACCGGAGGTCGCGGCAACTTCGGTTGCGAAGGCCTGGAGCTTCTCGCCGGCGATACGCTGCGCAATCTCTGCGTCGATCCAGGTCTCGCCGCCGTCCTCGGTGAAGAGGTCGCGCTCGATCTTGCCGCCTGCGGCGAGGTATTCGGCTTCGCTCGCGAGCTGGGCCATTGGCGAGGACGAACGGATCGCGCTGTGGGTGATCATCCGGCGGATGGAATCGGGCTGGTTGCCCTGCCAGCTATTCGACAGTTCGTTCCAGACCATCATCTGGCGATCATGATTGGGCGTCGTCGCGTAGGCCTTGGCGACGTCAAGGGTGATCTTGCCCTCTTCGAGCGCCGCAAAGATCGGATCGGCAAGGTCGGCAAGCCGCAAGCGGCCTTCGATGAACCGGCGGGTGCGGCCGAACCGCTTGGCGATCGCATCGAGGTCGCTGCCCTCGTTGACGAAGTGCTTGTAAGCGCGGATCTCGTCGGTCGGCGTCATGTCGAGCCGGATGACGTTCTCGATGAGTGATAGCTCGGACTGTTCAGCCGCGTCGATGTCGAGAACGCGGCAGGTAACGGGGTAATCCTTGGCGAGCTTGCCAGCCTCGAGGAGAAAGTTGAGTGCGCGCAGCCGGCGACCACCGGCGGTCACGTCGAACATGCCACGCTTCTTGGCCGGCGCCACGATCAGGTTCTGGAGAAGGCCCTTTGCCTCGATGTTGGCGGCGAGTTCCTCGATGAAGAGGTTGCTGTCGTTCTTGCGCACATTGGCATCGGACAAGCGCAGCTTGCCGAGCGGGATCATCTCGATATCGTTCATGGGGGTGCTCCTGAAAGCCGGACTTGGCCGAGCCCTTCGGCTCGCCCCTTCCAGCCCCCCTCCCCTCACAGTTTCAGGGTTGTTCGGGTTCCCTGCGACAACTGCGGACGCAAAAGGCTTCTTGCTCGCTCCCGTGAGGCATAAATGCTGGATTTATGCCTCATGAAGAGGCAGCGAACGCGCCGCTTACAAGCAGTCTAACATCGCAATGGACTTTTAACACTAGTAATGTTAAATAGGATGCATGGTGTTAGAAAGAGTTCCTGAAGCGCGGTTGGAAGCGCTCGCGGATGCTGCTGAAGCATATGTTGAGGCCGCTTTCGGACAGCGGCTTGGCCTCGTGCCAGTGGCACCCACCAATCTACCGCACTTCATCCTCGACCGTTACGCGATCTGGCAAGGCTCGCTGGACGGCCGCGCACTGCTGCTTATGGCCCTCCGTGAGAACCTGCCGACCGGATCTGGCACCACCGCGCAGTACCTGAAGCACCGAGAGATGGTTCGCCACCAACTCGGGGGCGACCTGGTGCTTCTGCTGTTGGGCCGCGTGCCGAGCGCGATCCGCCGTCAGATGACGGAGCGCAAGATCGGCTTCATCGCGCCGGGCGCGCAGCTCTATGTCCCCGAAGCGTTCCTCGACCTGCGCGAGCGCGCACCTGCATTCGCGATAGTTCACGCCGAACAGATCAGCCCGACCACGCAATTTCTGCTGTTGGCAATCCTGCAGGGTCGCACCCTGGACGGCCTGAACCTGACCGAACTTGCAGACGAACTGCGTGTCTCGATCATGAGCATCAGCCGCACTCTGGATGAGCTGGAGGCGCTCCAGCTAGCGAAGGCACACCATGTCGGTCGGCAGCGCCGTCTGCACATGGCCCTTCGTGGCCGCGAGCTTTGGGACACGGTCCAGGCGCAGCTCCAGTCGCCGGTGCGCAAGGTTCGGGAGGTTTGCGCTCCGGATGGCGAAGAGATCGGTCCACTTGCCGGGACAACGGCACTTGCCCGCTACACCATGCTGGCTCCGCCGCGCGTCGAGACGCGGGCAGTTCTGGCTGCCAGCTGGAAGCACCTGCAGGCATCGCAGTCCTTGAGGCCCGCGACGGCATTCGATGACGAGCGCGTCGAGGTTCAGACATGGACCTACGACCCCCGAATTCTCGCCAGCAATGGCGTTGTCGATCGCCTCTCGCTGTACCTCAGCGTCAGGGACAACCCGGACGAACGCGTTGCGCAAGCGGCGGAAGAATTGTTGGAGACATTTACATGGTGATCGGGGTCGATCGCTTTCGGGCGCATTTTGCGGGCCACGAGCATCAATATGTGCTGATCGGAGGGGCGGCCTGCGAATTGATCATGGACGAGGTCGGGCTGGACTTCCGCGCCACCAAGGATCTCGATATCGTCCTGGTGGTCGAAGCGCTGGACAGCGCCTTCGCCGCGCGCTTCTGGGCTTTTGTCGAGGAGGGCGATTACGAGATCAGGGAGAGCAGCGAAGGCGCGAAGGTCCTTTACCGCTTCCAGAAGCCAAAGGCGGAAGGCTATCCCGCCATGCTCGAGCTATTCTCCCGAGCGCCCGAAGGCTTGACGCTTGGCGGCGACGCCCACCTGACGCCGCTTCCGATCGACGAGGCCGCCGCCAGCTTGTCCGCCATCCTCCTCGACGAGAGCTACTACGAATTTCTCAAGTCGATGGTGCGCGAGGCTGGCGGTATCCCGGTGCTTGACGAGGCCGCGATCATCCCGTTCAAGGCGCGTGCCTGGCTCGACCTCACCCGCCAGCGCGAGGAAGGCTTGCAGGTTGATGAAAAGAACATCCGCAAGCACCGCAACGACGTCGCACGGCTTTTGCAGCTTTTGAGCCAGGAGGTTCGATATTCGCTGCCCCCTTCCGTCGCGGAGGATATGCGGGCCTTTGTCGAGAACGCGGCGATCGAGGTCGATTTCGACCCCAGCCAATTCAAGGTGAACATGACACGAGAAGACCTCGCCGCAAGGCTGCGCGCCGCCTACCAGTTGTGAGAAATAAGGTTCTGTAGTTCCGAAGCCTCGCTCAGGTGTCAGGTCCCGCCGAAATAGTTGTCGTTTGCAGCGCTAAGTCTTGCTGTTCGAACCGGTCGTTCATTCAGCATTATTTCTCACCCATTGGATGACTGGAATCGGGCCTGTACGTGGCCAGCCCGTCGACTGCTCTAGAGTGAGAAGCAGTCCTCACGCCTCCGTAAATTAAACTATGTTTGTGGGGACCTTAGTTCAACGCGCCTACTCAAAGATGGCGAAGGCCAAGAGTACTAAACTGGAGGTCAACCCTGCAACGGCGACCCACAACGGACA
This region of Novosphingobium sp. CECT 9465 genomic DNA includes:
- a CDS encoding zincin-like metallopeptidase domain-containing protein; amino-acid sequence: MNRQFGKRFGDDAYAFEEIVASLTQATLCAEYGLPNEVHDSHASYIHHWMKILRGDKTAILHAAAKAEQAVKWLRQFDPALGGELKEAA
- a CDS encoding ArdC family protein → MTRHPKPDVAQVITDLILEKIAAGTAPWLKPWTSTSTRPLRHNGVPYSGINTFFLWAVAESQGYASPYWMTFRQAAELGAHVRKGESGSFSVFYSSARKTDTDRQTGETTEKTVRFMKWNHVFNASQIEGLPMHYYPEPLDPKAIGELSAGVQGFLDAIPIRVIHGGNSAHYTPSTDTVTLPHRQAFHSIEAYFSTPTMSLVMPQGVPSG
- a CDS encoding ATP-binding protein, which gives rise to MTMITKLRARVSPEAISKVTRIFNGTLDDIFNELFQNARRAGAGRITVTADHTADACLITVSDDGAGIADSVDLLSLGASDWPDECRAREDPAGMGFFSLAGRDTVVSSRSADGAFSLAITGDAWTGEADIDVLPFDGPRGTTIAFRFDPQPDGKLERCVEAAARFLPLSVSYNGKDLARADFLADAHKVIEREGFRIGVFRDRHSPHVATLNFHGVTLKHAFPVVKEVHHTQWSVQVDVIDAPDLVLVLPARKEIYRNAALDRLVALCREAIFLVIREEPFHRLSFENWIEASLYHDDFPQAARQLPLWYPTLARDSYREVPRFADLEPGAAIYDDTDSFDAVTFGRALRRSNCGEMHCLGGPEPRAFYEPITNFIGYRWYDALPAFVRTGECFTFDGGAPADEADAVTLRPDAITIELTDQHDRRLDLETDFAILDDPDSWGDPDCARIALTRTTALGPDDLTDLIIDAVFSPSDDSDADSYDTQETRFRHDAAVRAHAILEGEDAAILAGIRMAFADRVAWRIPHGRTLRLSWSSTASDLSLDLAQEGSAQ
- a CDS encoding ParB/RepB/Spo0J family partition protein, with protein sequence MNDIEMIPLGKLRLSDANVRKNDSNLFIEELAANIEAKGLLQNLIVAPAKKRGMFDVTAGGRRLRALNFLLEAGKLAKDYPVTCRVLDIDAAEQSELSLIENVIRLDMTPTDEIRAYKHFVNEGSDLDAIAKRFGRTRRFIEGRLRLADLADPIFAALEEGKITLDVAKAYATTPNHDRQMMVWNELSNSWQGNQPDSIRRMITHSAIRSSSPMAQLASEAEYLAAGGKIERDLFTEDGGETWIDAEIAQRIAGEKLQAFATEVAATSGYAWVRPILETRITYSATEDLHQVHLEPAPLSEDEQAEADRLLETISSLEAESEALDDDDEAAAADFQARWDAATNAYDALHDKPPVIPEEMKANLGCFVIIGADGQPAVASGLYSDKPLERRKGRGSDAGEGASGAGEGGSAASAPKPLSQKLVEELAVQRRDILAINLASNPAIALDYLIFAIADSRALYSAQALGTTIRAPSPSLYLANYPENPAHTLMADMRETLDLSWTEHHRTVDRFSAFSALDDDAKASWLAWCMAKTLEASMGIDKKAGQSGPEPIDLHDHLAALMGINVASHWRPTSANYFDRVSKQALLAHVTEVGGPTMAASFMGSKKGDLSASCEKLFAGETIVAPEVKEAALAWVPEAMRFRVLAASEPDDEAPVEHEPDSDAGDLEPAEEQDAQADETVDA